A part of Candidatus Electrothrix aestuarii genomic DNA contains:
- the xseB gene encoding exodeoxyribonuclease VII small subunit yields MAKKTFENALTKLDRITEELEQGDLGLDNSLKKFEEGVQLVKFCNEKLEEARGQVDLLLKKNDKLTAVPFGEEIAEGTESDE; encoded by the coding sequence ATGGCCAAGAAAACATTTGAAAATGCCCTGACAAAACTGGATCGGATTACCGAAGAACTGGAACAGGGCGATTTGGGCTTAGACAACAGTTTGAAAAAATTTGAAGAAGGCGTTCAGCTGGTCAAATTTTGCAATGAAAAACTGGAAGAGGCTCGCGGTCAGGTTGATCTCTTATTGAAGAAAAATGACAAACTGACAGCTGTTCCTTTTGGCGAAGAGATTGCAGAAGGAACAGAGTCTGATGAATAA
- the xerA gene encoding site-specific tyrosine recombinase/integron integrase, with translation MNASHLPAFTDWLTIERGYSPHTVECYSRDVIEFFHSINKETKLKEISREHIGRYISSLYLMNSGSSVARKMSALRTFFKYCIRQGHISIDPLAGIAGPKRSRHIPTYLTVDEVFSLLEEPKKKDRFFLRDKAIMELIYSTGIRVSEAVATNLVDADFAAELIIIKGKGKKERLVPFGSTACQALQLWLPARNQLIAGRITRGDEPEREALFLNNRGTRLTVRSVERMVAGYGLRAGIAVRVTPHALRHSFATHLLEMGMDLRMVQELLGHASLSTTQQYTHLNLEHLTKVYDDAHPQAKKKEE, from the coding sequence ATGAATGCGTCCCATTTACCTGCTTTTACCGATTGGCTAACAATTGAGCGTGGTTACTCACCACATACTGTGGAATGTTACTCTCGTGATGTCATTGAATTCTTTCACAGTATCAACAAAGAAACCAAACTCAAAGAGATCTCGCGCGAGCATATCGGACGGTACATCTCTTCGCTCTATCTCATGAACTCCGGCTCCTCTGTGGCCCGCAAGATGTCCGCCCTGCGCACCTTTTTCAAATACTGCATCAGGCAGGGACATATCAGCATAGATCCCCTGGCTGGCATAGCCGGACCCAAGCGCTCCCGCCATATCCCGACCTACCTCACAGTGGATGAGGTTTTCAGTCTCCTGGAAGAACCAAAGAAGAAAGATCGTTTCTTCCTCCGGGACAAGGCCATAATGGAGCTCATCTATTCCACCGGAATACGGGTATCCGAGGCAGTTGCAACCAACCTTGTGGATGCTGATTTTGCCGCAGAGCTGATTATAATCAAAGGAAAGGGGAAAAAAGAGCGTCTGGTCCCCTTTGGCAGTACAGCCTGCCAAGCCCTGCAACTATGGCTCCCTGCCCGTAATCAGCTTATCGCGGGTCGCATCACGCGCGGGGACGAGCCGGAACGAGAGGCCTTATTCCTCAACAACCGAGGCACCCGGCTCACGGTGCGCAGTGTGGAGCGAATGGTTGCGGGATACGGCCTGCGGGCAGGCATTGCTGTCCGGGTGACCCCTCATGCCCTGCGCCACTCTTTTGCCACCCATCTCCTGGAAATGGGCATGGACCTCCGTATGGTCCAGGAACTCTTAGGCCATGCGAGCCTGTCCACCACCCAGCAATACACCCATCTTAACCTGGAACATCTGACCAAGGTATACGACGACGCCCACCCGCAGGCCAAGAAGAAAGAAGAATAG